DNA sequence from the candidate division TA06 bacterium genome:
ATTCACCGCTTCCTGCAGGATGTTGTTCAGCTCGGCCTGGGGGTAAGCGAACTACCACCGAGCAGAGCTCGGTGGCTTCTTATCCGAACAAGTTCGGCTTATCGTTTGCCACCCCAGCCCTACGTTGATCAACAATATATAACAATACAGTACCTTATAGGGGTGACACATCTCAAGCTTTTGTCTACTCCGACATCGGCAGGCTGACCGTGAACTTGGTCCCCTTGCCCACCGTGCTTTCCACCGCGATGTTTCCGCCGTGAGTCTCTAGGATCTCCTTGGTCAAAGAAAGACCAATCCCGGTCCCCTGGATGGTGTGCACCTCCTGGTCGGTGCGGTAAAACTTTTCAAAGATGTGGGGCAGCACCTCGGGGGCAATCCCGGTTCCGGTATCGCTGATGTGGACCTGCATCTTCCACATCCCGTCCTCCAGCCTCCAGCCCCCGGTCTCCACGGTAATGCCGCCGCCCGGGGTGTTGAATTTCACCGCATTATCCAGGATATTGCTGAAGGCAAAACGCAGCGCGTTAAAATCTCCGCGAGAGGGCGCCAGAGTGACCGGAAGCTTTTTCAGAATCTTGACGGATTTTTTGGAGGCCTTGGGCTCCAGGTCGTGGATCACCGCATTCAGCAGGGCGATGATGTCCACCTTTTCCTGGCGCAGGCCCAGCATCCCGGAACTGGCCTGCCGAAAATTGATGATGGAATCCAGCAGCCCGGCCAGCCGGTCGCCTTCGTCCACTATCACCTTCATCAGGTCGGCCTGTTCGTTCCCGCTGGCTTTGGCGTCTTCGTAAAGAATTTCGGCATAGCCCTTGATCACCGTCAACGGCGTCCGCAGCTCGTGAGAGATGTTGGTGATGAACTCTTCCCGCAACCGGTTGTAGTCCATGGCCTGGTTTTTGGGATAGAACATCCAGCCGGTCCGCCGGCCGCCGGGCAGATTCCAAATCCGGGAATAGACCTCCAGTTCGGTTCCGTCCTTTAAGATTATTTTATCCTGATCTAGTTCGGCCAGGTCCTTGTCCTTTATGGCCTGGATTCGGGAATTTTCCTGGGCCGGATTTTGCGGAGCAATCAGGGCTTGCTCCCAGTTGCGCCCCACGATCTCGATGGCCCGGTAGCCGCTGATCCGTTCGGCTTCGGAATTTATGGAGAGCACTTTGCCTTCGGGCTTGCTGATCAGCATCATTCCTGCCGGTAGGCTGTCCCAGGCGCTTTTCAACTCCTGCAGCTGGCACTCCAGCTCTTTCCGGGACTCCTCCAGCTTCTCCCTCTGGCGGGCCAGCTCCTGGCTCTGGGACTTCTGGCGTCCGGCTTCGTCTTTGGACTGGGCCAGGTCGTCCAGGACCCGCTCGGTCCTGGACTTCTGGCGGGACAAGTTAAAATAGAGCCAGGCCCCCCAGCCGAAGAGCAGCAGCATCCCGCCTCCGCCGGCGATCTTCAGCGCCAGCGTCTGGGAGGCCAGAAATATTCCGGCCAAAAAGGGTATGGCTAAAAACCACAGCCAGGAAAGCATCTAAGCGTTCTCTCCCACCATATTGCGCACCAACTCCAACAGGCGGTTGGGCGAAAAAGGCTTGGTGATGTAATCGCTAGCTCCCACGCTTAAACCCTCTTCCCGGTCGCGCTCCTGGCCCTTGGCGGTTAAAATGACTACCGGAATGTTGGCCAGCTGGGGGTCGGCCTTGATCTTTTGGCAGACCTCGTACCCGGTCAGCCCCGGCATCATCACGTCCAAAAGCACCAGGTCCGGCTTTTCCTGCTTGATCTTCTCCAGCCCGGTCAGGCCGTCATTGGCCGAGAACACGGTGTAGCCCTCCTGCTCCAGCTTGAATTTGATGACCCGGGCTATGTAGGGCTCGTCATCAATCACCATGATTTTCTTGGGCATATGATCACACCTCTTTATATATGGTTCATTTCCACCCAAACACACCAAAAACAGCAATTGTATAACCATTGTGATACGATTGTTATGCCATTGCTTAGTGTGTTTCGGTGGCTCATTTGTTTCGGGCTAAATTATTTCTGAAAACTTCCGGCCTGATTCATTTGGGCAGCGTGAAGATGAACTTGCTGCCCTTGCCCGGCTGGCTTTCCACCCAGATCTTGCCGCCATGGGCCTCCACTAATTTACGGCAGAGGGGCAGGCCCAGGCCGGTCCCGGTCTTGCGACCCAGCTTCCGCTTTTCCACTTGGTAATATTTCTGGAACACCTTCTCCAACTCCTCGGGGGCGATGCCTTCGCCGGTGTCCTGGACCGAGACCTGGATGTTCTGCTTTTTGTCAGCGGCCGAAACTGTTACCCGGCCCTCCTTGGGGGTGAATTTCAGGGCGTTGGAAAGAAGGTTGGAGATGACCCGGGAAAGCCTACTCTCATCGGCCGTCACCGTCAGGCTTAAGGGCGTCTCCTGGTACAATTCGATTTGACGCTCCTTGGCCA
Encoded proteins:
- a CDS encoding response regulator — translated: MPKKIMVIDDEPYIARVIKFKLEQEGYTVFSANDGLTGLEKIKQEKPDLVLLDVMMPGLTGYEVCQKIKADPQLANIPVVILTAKGQERDREEGLSVGASDYITKPFSPNRLLELVRNMVGENA
- a CDS encoding PAS domain-containing sensor histidine kinase, whose amino-acid sequence is MLSWLWFLAIPFLAGIFLASQTLALKIAGGGGMLLLFGWGAWLYFNLSRQKSRTERVLDDLAQSKDEAGRQKSQSQELARQREKLEESRKELECQLQELKSAWDSLPAGMMLISKPEGKVLSINSEAERISGYRAIEIVGRNWEQALIAPQNPAQENSRIQAIKDKDLAELDQDKIILKDGTELEVYSRIWNLPGGRRTGWMFYPKNQAMDYNRLREEFITNISHELRTPLTVIKGYAEILYEDAKASGNEQADLMKVIVDEGDRLAGLLDSIINFRQASSGMLGLRQEKVDIIALLNAVIHDLEPKASKKSVKILKKLPVTLAPSRGDFNALRFAFSNILDNAVKFNTPGGGITVETGGWRLEDGMWKMQVHISDTGTGIAPEVLPHIFEKFYRTDQEVHTIQGTGIGLSLTKEILETHGGNIAVESTVGKGTKFTVSLPMSE